The following are encoded in a window of Candidatus Fluviicola riflensis genomic DNA:
- a CDS encoding glyoxalase, with product MINSINWFEIPVKDFDRAKAFYGKLFDAEIQEMPHPDYKYGILPCDMQNGVGGGIVQGEGFEPSMTGPVIYLNGGDDLSGPLSRIEAAGGKVLMPKTSIGSNGFMAHFIDTEGNKLALHSMN from the coding sequence ATGATCAATTCAATTAACTGGTTCGAAATTCCAGTCAAAGATTTCGACAGAGCGAAAGCATTTTACGGAAAGCTTTTCGATGCGGAGATCCAGGAAATGCCGCATCCTGACTACAAATACGGAATTCTTCCGTGCGACATGCAAAATGGAGTGGGTGGCGGAATTGTTCAGGGCGAAGGATTTGAACCTTCAATGACCGGACCCGTGATTTATCTCAATGGTGGTGATGATTTGAGCGGACCGCTTTCAAGGATTGAAGCTGCCGGTGGTAAAGTACTGATGCCGAAAACTTCTATTGGTAGTAATGGATTCATGGCACATTTCATTGATACGGAAGGGAATAAACTGGCCTTGCATTCGATGAATTAA
- a CDS encoding RNA methyltransferase: MAYDEKLADRIRERLANLENIEEKSMMGGLTFMYNGKMCVGIIKDELMCRIDPDFHAAAVEKQGCRTMDFTNRPMKGYVLIDDTGMKNAADFDYWINLSLEFNSKAKASKKKKTK; the protein is encoded by the coding sequence ATGGCTTACGATGAAAAACTGGCAGATCGTATTCGTGAACGACTGGCCAATCTGGAAAATATTGAGGAAAAATCCATGATGGGCGGATTGACCTTCATGTACAATGGAAAAATGTGCGTCGGGATCATCAAAGATGAATTGATGTGCCGCATTGATCCTGATTTTCATGCCGCTGCTGTTGAGAAACAAGGCTGCCGGACAATGGATTTCACCAATCGTCCGATGAAAGGATATGTGCTGATTGACGACACGGGAATGAAAAATGCCGCCGATTTCGATTATTGGATCAATTTGTCACTGGAATTTAACAGCAAAGCAAAAGCCTCCAAAAAGAAGAAAACCAAATAG